A window of the Miscanthus floridulus cultivar M001 chromosome 14, ASM1932011v1, whole genome shotgun sequence genome harbors these coding sequences:
- the LOC136505131 gene encoding glucuronoxylan 4-O-methyltransferase 3-like produces the protein MSSTMHVRKAIHFASLRAKLAQQGKAGLALRLLPAAALAGFLLVFAARTLLVSSPAAPTTSPSSSSFSTSQRQQDHQDTAECAKATGLPLPVMEALVHYTTSNVTPQQTADEIGVSLRVLQRRAPCNFLVFGLGHDSPMWAALNHGGRTVFLEEDASWIAAVRSTHPALDSYHVAYDTVLTDADSLLQLRDHPACIAQPDLTAAAEASCRLALRGLPPVFRELEWDLIMVDAPTGWTPQAPGRMGAIYTAGMAARARRPGDGPTDVFVHDVDRPVEDAFSKAFLCEGYLAEQVGRIRHFVIPSHREKDGTPFCP, from the coding sequence ATGTCCAGCACCATGCACGTCCGCAAGGCCATCCACTTCGCCTCCCTGCGCGCCAAGCTCGCGCAGCAGGGCAAGGCCGGCCTGGCGCTGCGCCTGCTCCCCGCCGCCGCGCTCGCGGGCTTCCTCCTCGTCTTCGCCGCGCGCACCCTGCTGGTCTCCTCCCCTGCCGCCCCAACaacctctccctcttcctcctccttctccacgTCCCAGCGGCAGCAGGATCATCAGGACACGGCGGAGTGCGCCAAGGCGACGGGCCTGCCGCTGCCGGTGATGGAGGCGCTGGTGCACTACACCACCTCGAACGTGACGCCGCAGCAGACCGCCGACGAGATCGGGGTCTCGCTGCGCGTGCTGCAGCGCCGCGCGCCCTGCAACTTCCTCGTCTTCGGCCTGGGCCACGACAGCCCGATGTGGGCGGCGCTCAACCACGGCGGGCGGACCGTGTTCCTGGAGGAGGACGCGTCGTGGATCGCCGCCGTGCGGTCCACGCACCCGGCGCTCGACTCCTACCACGTCGCCTACGACACCGTGCTCACCGACGCCGACTCCCTCCTGCAGCTCCGCGACCACCCGGCCTGCATCGCGCAGCCGGACCTGACGGCCGCCGCCGAGGCGTCGTGCCGCCTCGCGCTCAGGGGCCTGCCGCCGGTGTTCCGCGAGCTCGAGTGGGACCTCATCATGGTGGACGCGCCCACGGGGTGGACGCCGCAGGCGCCGGGACGGATGGGCGCCATCTACACCGCCGGcatggcggcgcgcgcgcgcaggCCCGGGGATGGACCCACCGATGTCTTCGTGCACGACGTCGACCGGCCCGTCGAGGACGCCTTCTCCAAGGCGTTCCTCTGCGAGGGGTACCTCGCCGAGCAGGTCGGCCGGATCAGGCACTTCGTCATCCCGTCACACCGCGAGAAGGACGGCACGCCATTCTGCCCTTGA